A genomic region of Acidimicrobiia bacterium contains the following coding sequences:
- a CDS encoding type II secretion system protein, producing MTSFILKFNENKREQNGFSLIELMIATLISVIVFGFAVTFIVSFSSASYQASAKKDVTTQGRVAMSRVLKDVSGASNIPTCNQYKTQQATLAASTDTNYFKNNPEKCDEIINGSQVISVAGGSTVCWYISDVAQNTSIIYPSKFACLFAGNSTTSTCIKSNQNDPDTLYYNECNTGSSTPIANSSSIVVNLGPHKELTSSPGRMPVREPLFSYFNYDNSPFDSVNYNKILKITMQVKLSYENGKNIGGNKDYSTYDFSQTIQLSGMKAYLETGAYGN from the coding sequence ATGACTTCATTCATACTTAAATTTAACGAAAACAAAAGAGAACAGAATGGCTTTTCTTTAATTGAATTAATGATAGCAACCTTAATATCTGTAATTGTATTTGGATTTGCCGTAACATTTATTGTTTCATTTTCCTCTGCTTCATACCAAGCTTCAGCAAAGAAAGATGTTACGACTCAAGGACGGGTTGCTATGTCTCGTGTCTTAAAAGATGTTTCTGGTGCATCCAATATTCCAACTTGTAATCAATATAAGACACAACAAGCAACTTTAGCCGCTTCAACCGATACTAATTATTTCAAAAATAATCCTGAAAAATGTGATGAAATCATTAATGGTTCTCAGGTGATATCTGTAGCTGGTGGTTCAACAGTATGTTGGTATATAAGTGATGTTGCACAAAACACTTCTATTATTTATCCATCGAAATTTGCATGTTTATTTGCAGGAAATAGTACAACATCAACCTGTATAAAAAGTAACCAGAATGATCCAGATACCTTATATTATAACGAATGTAATACTGGCTCAAGTACACCAATTGCTAACTCGTCGAGTATCGTGGTGAATTTGGGACCACATAAAGAACTAACTTCAAGTCCAGGTAGAATGCCGGTACGCGAACCACTCTTTTCATATTTCAACTATGATAATTCTCCTTTTGATTCAGTTAATTATAATAAAATTTTAAAGATTACAATGCAAGTGAAGTTATCTTACGAGAATGGCAAAAATATTGGTGGTAATAAAGATTATTCAACTTATGATTTCTCGCAAACCATACAACTCTCTGGAATGAAGGCCTATTTAGAAACGGGTGCTTATGGAAATTAA
- the aspS gene encoding aspartate--tRNA ligase, protein MLRTHYNNETAKVSVGEKVEVCGWVDARRDHGGIIFFDLRDRSGIVQIVGDPSIEGIESLKDLRLEYCVRVIGKIATRPDGTKNDELETGSIEIHIEELEILNASDSLPFPLDNAENVDENLRYQYRYLDLRRPRLQRNLQIRAKVNKAIRDSFSEQGFTEVETPLLIASTPEGARDFVVPSRLSPGTFYALPQSPQLFKQLLMVGGVDKYFQIAKCLRDEDLRADRQFEFSQLDMEMSFANQEDVLACVTTSLNAIVQSVAPDVETSFDTMTWHKAMDEYGIDKPDLRFGTKLIDCTQVFVSTEFNAFKAPTIKALCLDGQGSISRSNLDSLTEKAKKLGAKGLVWMRVTSDGLDSPISKFLSPKEISELIKTTNANEGDLLLIVADQWQQACEVLGTLRNDLLRPNVSDPPLKFLWITDFPLFEGLSKDGKPIPAHHPFTMPHVDDWEKLSKLEKQIAAGEELDEIFVRSIRSQSYDAVLNGWELGSGSVRIHRRDIQSQIFAILGMDEERQMNRFGFLLDAFKFGAPPHAGFAYGIDRVAAILAGEENIREVSAYPKTQTGHDPLSKAPSEIDEEQLKELGLSIREEVLKARRAGKQG, encoded by the coding sequence ATGTTAAGAACGCACTATAACAATGAAACAGCCAAAGTTAGTGTTGGCGAAAAAGTGGAAGTTTGTGGATGGGTAGATGCTCGCCGTGATCATGGCGGAATTATATTCTTTGATTTGAGAGATCGTAGCGGTATCGTCCAAATAGTAGGAGACCCAAGTATAGAAGGTATTGAATCATTAAAAGATTTACGTCTTGAATACTGCGTAAGAGTAATAGGGAAAATTGCTACGCGTCCAGATGGTACAAAGAATGATGAATTGGAAACCGGTTCTATAGAAATACATATAGAGGAACTAGAAATTTTAAATGCTAGTGATTCACTTCCTTTTCCATTAGATAATGCAGAAAATGTAGACGAGAATTTGCGATATCAATACCGATATTTAGATTTACGTAGACCAAGGCTACAACGCAATCTACAAATTAGAGCAAAAGTGAATAAGGCAATTCGTGATTCATTTAGTGAGCAAGGCTTTACTGAAGTAGAAACACCTCTATTAATTGCGTCAACTCCAGAAGGAGCAAGAGATTTTGTTGTACCATCGCGCTTAAGCCCAGGAACCTTTTATGCGCTTCCTCAATCACCTCAATTGTTTAAGCAATTACTAATGGTTGGTGGTGTAGATAAATATTTCCAAATTGCGAAATGTTTACGAGACGAAGATTTACGTGCAGATCGCCAATTTGAATTTTCTCAACTAGATATGGAAATGAGTTTTGCAAATCAAGAAGACGTATTAGCTTGTGTCACGACAAGTTTAAATGCAATTGTGCAAAGTGTAGCCCCAGATGTTGAAACCAGCTTTGATACTATGACATGGCATAAGGCAATGGATGAATATGGTATTGATAAACCAGATCTGCGTTTCGGAACAAAGCTAATTGACTGTACGCAAGTATTTGTATCTACAGAGTTCAATGCTTTTAAAGCACCAACGATAAAAGCACTTTGCCTTGATGGTCAAGGGTCTATCTCTAGGTCGAATTTAGATTCACTTACAGAAAAAGCAAAAAAACTTGGTGCCAAAGGCTTAGTTTGGATGCGAGTTACTTCTGACGGTCTAGATTCACCAATCTCTAAATTTCTTTCACCAAAAGAAATATCAGAATTAATAAAAACAACTAATGCAAATGAAGGCGACTTATTATTGATCGTAGCTGATCAATGGCAACAAGCATGTGAAGTATTGGGAACCTTGCGCAACGATTTGTTGCGACCAAATGTTTCTGACCCTCCTTTAAAGTTTTTATGGATTACTGACTTTCCACTATTTGAGGGTTTATCAAAAGATGGAAAACCAATACCAGCACATCATCCTTTCACGATGCCCCACGTTGATGATTGGGAGAAACTATCTAAATTGGAAAAACAAATTGCAGCGGGTGAGGAACTCGATGAGATATTTGTGCGATCTATTAGGTCACAGAGTTATGATGCTGTATTAAATGGTTGGGAATTAGGCTCAGGTAGTGTTCGTATTCATAGGCGAGATATTCAATCCCAAATATTTGCAATTTTAGGGATGGACGAAGAGCGACAAATGAACCGTTTTGGTTTTTTACTCGATGCATTCAAATTCGGTGCTCCTCCACATGCTGGTTTTGCTTATGGGATTGATCGAGTTGCAGCTATTTTAGCTGGTGAAGAGAATATACGTGAAGTGAGTGCTTACCCTAAGACTCAAACTGGACATGATCCTTTAAGCAAAGCACCTAGTGAAATTGATGAAGAACAGCTCAAAGAACTAGGGTTAAGCATACGCGAAGAAGTTTTAAAAGCAAGACGAGCCGGGAAACAGGGATAG
- a CDS encoding replication-associated recombination protein A has translation MTSSLFSETSIDLRKVSAPLAERMRPKTFDEVVGHKELVGQGSPFRSIVETSSSASFVLYGPPGCGKTTIVNVIANETKHFLEMLSAMSLSVSDIKKVAASAAVRLGERNIFTIVFIDEIHRLTRVQQDALLPHVERGTFRLIGATTENPYVSLSAALRSRMSMYPLTSPTSNDIIEILNRAMSNDDKILERKTKVSKEILHEIANSSSGDVRFALGVLETLISATKTEKASLAVLSEILGTRQRPTGGEEHYDVLSAFIKSMRGSDPDGTMYFLARLIDAGEDPIAIMRRVVVAASEDVGLADSRVLGVANAAAQAVSFVGMPESRIIIAHAALAVARAPKSNSAYLAIDKALDYVRSHPVSTVPHHLRDKVSQALVEKSPLKGQKKLEVYKYPHAYGGYVHQEYLPEEVNETFYVESKNGAEAT, from the coding sequence ATGACATCGAGTTTATTTAGCGAAACATCGATTGATCTTCGTAAGGTGAGTGCTCCTTTAGCTGAAAGAATGCGTCCAAAGACTTTTGATGAAGTTGTAGGCCATAAAGAACTCGTTGGGCAGGGAAGCCCTTTCCGTTCAATAGTTGAAACATCATCGAGTGCTAGTTTTGTTCTTTATGGTCCTCCGGGTTGCGGTAAAACAACAATAGTAAATGTTATTGCTAACGAAACAAAGCACTTTTTAGAAATGTTAAGCGCAATGAGCTTAAGTGTATCGGATATTAAGAAAGTTGCAGCAAGCGCAGCTGTTCGTTTAGGTGAAAGAAATATTTTTACCATTGTGTTTATAGATGAGATACATCGTTTGACCAGGGTGCAACAAGATGCATTATTACCTCATGTGGAACGTGGTACGTTTCGCTTGATTGGCGCAACAACTGAAAATCCTTACGTTTCACTATCTGCAGCTTTGAGATCACGTATGAGTATGTATCCATTAACATCACCAACTAGTAATGACATCATTGAAATATTGAATCGTGCTATGTCTAACGACGATAAAATATTAGAGAGAAAAACAAAAGTTAGTAAAGAAATATTACATGAAATTGCAAACTCATCATCGGGTGATGTACGTTTCGCATTAGGAGTCTTAGAGACTTTAATTAGTGCAACAAAAACTGAGAAAGCATCTCTCGCTGTTTTAAGTGAAATATTAGGGACACGTCAAAGACCGACTGGTGGTGAAGAACATTATGATGTATTAAGTGCATTTATAAAATCAATGCGCGGTTCTGATCCAGATGGAACTATGTATTTCTTAGCAAGACTAATAGATGCCGGAGAAGATCCAATTGCGATTATGAGAAGAGTTGTAGTAGCAGCAAGTGAAGATGTTGGTCTGGCAGATTCAAGAGTACTAGGTGTTGCAAATGCAGCTGCACAAGCAGTCTCTTTTGTGGGTATGCCCGAATCCAGAATCATTATCGCTCATGCAGCATTGGCAGTTGCACGAGCACCAAAATCTAATTCTGCTTATCTAGCAATTGATAAAGCACTTGATTATGTGCGGAGTCATCCAGTATCGACTGTACCTCACCACCTTAGAGATAAGGTTTCACAAGCCCTTGTGGAAAAAAGCCCTTTAAAAGGACAGAAAAAATTAGAAGTTTATAAGTATCCCCATGCTTACGGTGGATATGTACATCAAGAGTATTTACCAGAGGAAGTTAATGAAACCTTTTATGTCGAATCGAAAAATGGTGCAGAAGCTACCTAG
- the alaS gene encoding alanine--tRNA ligase, with the protein MNLSKPNKQLSHLDEIRESFLAYFEGKGHTRVASSSLLPQDPTVLFTMAGMLQFKPYFIGLETPPYNRATSSQKCVRAGGKHNDLDDIGRTNRHFTFFEMLGNFSFGDYFKKEAIRYTWDYITNVLMFEKDKLWVTVHESDDEAVEIWVKETGISRDRIQRLDEDNWWKMGDVGPNGPCSEIFYDLGKEYGKDGGPKDGSEDRFIEFWNLVFMQYEDKPDGTKISLPKPSIDTGMGLERVLFIKEKASNIWGSSLFLPMIKICEGLTAAKYGEDYESDVSLRIMAEHARTAAFLISDGCIPSNEDRGYVLRRILRRAVRHAYILGAKTVVMPTIVENVISIMGNAYPELIENKDRILLIVQTEEERFRETLEKGLNRLDTILQESNVSGKEAFFLHDTLGFPIDLTKEIAQISKRDVDLVEFEKELEAQSNRSRNSRKDQTVKTSNASTAYKKVLDENGPTVFLGRDYESINDAKVLTLLNSESSIVDTLKAGEKGQIILDKTTFYAESGGQVGDTGILSNENVEIQVTNTSYGIAPSLIVQEVKIISGTVNINDLLTAQFDVVKRNRIRRNHTATHILHWALRLVVGDHVKQAGSLVDDQRLRFDFQHFDQLTPEQISEIERLSNEQIISAANVTHLEMPIEDAKKMGAIAFFGDKYGEKVRVLTAGPSIEFCGGTHVDNLGFIGSIRIISEGSIGSNIRRIEALTGDNAYHSYVHDREILKNIADSLKATVKELPVKIKSMNDTIKELNSSVKKMRTEFLNALVSTYVADAKDGCLVFRRDNMTPDDLRILANGIKNELSGIVCIVGLNDEKTKAGICVSVSNEFIEKGANASTIASNAVKLLGGGTAKNSELAIGGGQNVDKIDEALISLQSSCDSFLKNK; encoded by the coding sequence ATGAATTTGAGTAAACCCAATAAGCAATTGTCACACTTAGATGAAATAAGAGAATCATTTCTAGCTTATTTTGAAGGTAAAGGGCATACTCGAGTAGCAAGTTCATCGTTGCTTCCGCAAGATCCAACGGTTTTATTTACTATGGCTGGAATGTTACAGTTCAAACCGTATTTTATTGGTTTAGAAACTCCACCATATAATCGAGCTACATCATCACAAAAATGTGTTCGTGCTGGCGGTAAGCATAATGATCTAGATGACATTGGTCGTACAAATAGACATTTTACTTTTTTTGAGATGTTGGGTAACTTTTCTTTTGGTGACTATTTTAAAAAAGAAGCAATCAGATATACATGGGATTATATTACAAATGTCTTAATGTTTGAAAAAGATAAACTCTGGGTTACTGTTCATGAGAGCGATGATGAGGCTGTAGAAATTTGGGTTAAAGAAACTGGAATATCAAGAGATCGTATACAACGTCTTGATGAAGATAATTGGTGGAAGATGGGCGATGTTGGGCCCAATGGTCCGTGCAGTGAAATTTTTTATGATTTAGGTAAAGAGTATGGTAAAGATGGTGGCCCAAAAGATGGTAGCGAAGATCGTTTCATAGAATTTTGGAACCTTGTTTTTATGCAATATGAAGATAAACCAGATGGGACTAAAATTTCACTTCCTAAACCAAGTATCGATACAGGAATGGGCTTAGAGCGTGTTTTGTTTATAAAAGAAAAAGCATCAAATATTTGGGGCTCTTCACTATTTCTTCCAATGATTAAAATATGTGAAGGATTAACAGCTGCAAAATATGGTGAAGATTATGAATCTGATGTAAGTCTTAGAATTATGGCAGAACATGCACGTACTGCTGCCTTTTTAATTTCTGACGGATGTATTCCATCTAATGAAGATAGAGGTTACGTATTACGTAGAATTTTGCGTCGAGCTGTACGTCATGCATATATTTTAGGAGCAAAAACAGTAGTAATGCCCACGATTGTTGAAAATGTTATTTCTATTATGGGTAATGCCTATCCAGAACTTATAGAAAATAAAGACCGTATATTGTTGATTGTGCAAACAGAAGAAGAAAGATTTAGAGAAACCTTAGAGAAAGGCTTAAATCGTCTCGATACAATATTACAAGAAAGTAACGTATCAGGGAAAGAAGCTTTTTTCTTACATGATACTTTGGGCTTCCCAATAGATCTAACTAAGGAAATAGCACAAATCTCAAAACGTGATGTTGATCTTGTGGAATTTGAGAAAGAATTAGAAGCTCAATCTAATCGTTCTCGTAATAGTCGTAAGGATCAAACTGTCAAAACTTCAAATGCTAGTACGGCGTATAAAAAGGTTTTAGATGAAAACGGACCTACTGTTTTTTTAGGTCGTGATTACGAAAGTATTAATGATGCCAAAGTGTTGACTCTATTAAATTCAGAATCATCTATCGTAGATACCTTAAAAGCTGGAGAAAAAGGCCAAATAATCTTAGATAAGACAACATTTTATGCAGAATCTGGTGGTCAAGTTGGAGATACTGGTATCTTATCTAATGAGAATGTTGAAATTCAAGTAACAAATACTAGCTATGGAATTGCACCTAGCTTGATTGTTCAAGAAGTAAAAATAATCAGTGGAACAGTCAATATTAACGATCTTTTAACTGCACAATTTGATGTAGTAAAACGAAATCGTATCAGAAGGAATCATACAGCAACCCATATCCTTCATTGGGCACTACGTTTAGTTGTTGGCGACCATGTTAAACAAGCAGGTTCATTAGTTGATGATCAACGTTTACGTTTTGACTTTCAACATTTTGACCAGTTAACTCCTGAACAAATTAGTGAAATCGAAAGATTGTCAAATGAACAGATCATAAGTGCTGCAAATGTAACACATTTAGAGATGCCAATTGAAGATGCCAAAAAAATGGGTGCCATTGCTTTCTTTGGCGATAAATACGGAGAGAAAGTCAGAGTATTAACCGCAGGTCCATCTATAGAGTTTTGTGGTGGCACTCATGTTGACAATCTGGGGTTTATTGGTTCGATTCGAATTATTAGTGAAGGATCAATCGGTTCGAATATTCGAAGAATTGAAGCATTGACTGGTGATAATGCTTACCATTCTTATGTACACGATCGTGAAATATTAAAAAATATTGCTGATTCGCTAAAAGCAACAGTGAAAGAACTTCCAGTAAAAATAAAATCAATGAATGACACCATAAAAGAATTAAATTCATCTGTCAAAAAAATGCGTACAGAATTTTTAAACGCACTTGTGTCTACTTATGTTGCTGATGCCAAAGATGGATGTTTAGTATTCCGTCGCGATAATATGACACCAGACGATTTACGCATTTTAGCTAATGGTATAAAAAATGAGCTCTCAGGTATTGTTTGTATTGTAGGATTAAATGACGAGAAAACCAAAGCTGGAATTTGTGTTAGTGTCTCCAATGAATTTATTGAAAAAGGAGCAAATGCTAGTACTATAGCTTCTAATGCTGTAAAACTTCTTGGAGGGGGTACAGCAAAAAATTCTGAACTGGCAATTGGTGGAGGACAAAACGTTGACAAAATCGACGAAGCTCTAATATCCTTACAAAGTTCTTGTGATTCTTTCTTAAAGAATAAATAA
- the ruvX gene encoding Holliday junction resolvase RuvX gives MKRYLALDIGKKRTGLALVNDETKVATPLLVIAQQTESPIFIEELYDQIIEFEIDSLIAGVPVDLKGHEGIAAKDVRSRVESLLKRLNSKREKKNLAKLVVVYVDERLSTAQAEKALKSADVSSKNRKNMRDAHAAMVIAQSYIDSL, from the coding sequence ATGAAAAGATATTTGGCTCTTGATATCGGTAAGAAGAGAACCGGTTTAGCTCTAGTAAATGATGAAACTAAAGTTGCTACTCCCTTACTAGTCATAGCGCAACAGACTGAATCACCCATATTCATAGAAGAATTATACGATCAAATTATAGAATTTGAAATAGATTCATTAATTGCTGGGGTACCTGTAGATTTAAAAGGACATGAAGGAATTGCTGCAAAAGATGTAAGGTCTCGTGTGGAATCTTTATTAAAAAGGTTGAATTCAAAAAGGGAGAAAAAGAATCTTGCGAAGCTGGTCGTGGTGTATGTCGACGAGAGATTGTCTACAGCTCAAGCGGAAAAAGCTCTAAAATCTGCGGATGTGTCCTCAAAAAACCGTAAGAACATGCGAGATGCACATGCGGCTATGGTCATCGCTCAATCTTACATAGATTCACTCTAA
- the mltG gene encoding endolytic transglycosylase MltG yields MARLKITKPKEKKRVKKRNRKTLIAISIFLIPILIFSAYMWYSISAIGSPGKKMTLNINSGSSTARIGDVLEKNDIINSGTAFTFYSKLAGRGPYQAGQYEFRKNIGASVAADILEKGPVISYDKFTIIPGQRLSEISKNVGKLPGLSSHAFEVIASEGDYRSKYMPEGINNLEGFLLPETYQVSSGENEGDIIRNSLQSFETRAELNGLSVPFRNLTAYQVVTVASLIEKEARFPGDRDKIASVIYNRLAINMPLQIDATVLYGLGRSSGSLSKKDLATDTPYNSYLYKGIPSTPISMISMASLKAALNPADTQYLYYVLTDKKTGEHKFARTYEEHLANIADSKARGVL; encoded by the coding sequence ATGGCTAGACTCAAAATTACTAAACCAAAAGAAAAGAAACGTGTAAAAAAACGTAATCGTAAGACACTAATTGCGATATCGATATTCTTAATTCCAATTCTTATTTTTTCTGCTTATATGTGGTACAGCATTTCCGCTATTGGTTCACCAGGAAAAAAAATGACACTAAATATAAACTCCGGTTCATCAACTGCCCGAATAGGTGATGTCTTAGAAAAAAATGACATAATTAACTCTGGTACAGCCTTTACCTTTTACTCAAAACTTGCAGGACGTGGTCCTTACCAGGCAGGTCAATATGAGTTTCGTAAAAATATTGGTGCAAGTGTTGCTGCAGATATATTAGAAAAAGGACCGGTTATAAGTTATGATAAATTCACTATTATTCCTGGTCAAAGACTATCTGAAATATCAAAAAATGTAGGCAAATTACCAGGGCTATCTTCACATGCTTTTGAAGTGATTGCCAGCGAAGGAGATTATCGTTCTAAATATATGCCCGAAGGAATAAATAACTTAGAAGGATTCTTACTTCCAGAAACTTATCAGGTCTCATCAGGTGAGAATGAGGGAGATATTATTAGGAACTCTCTACAATCTTTTGAAACTCGTGCAGAATTGAACGGACTCTCAGTTCCATTTAGAAATTTAACTGCGTACCAAGTTGTTACTGTTGCATCATTGATTGAAAAAGAAGCAAGGTTTCCAGGTGATCGCGATAAAATAGCAAGTGTGATTTATAATAGGCTTGCAATAAATATGCCTTTACAAATCGATGCCACTGTACTTTATGGTTTAGGTAGATCTAGTGGTTCATTATCAAAGAAAGACTTAGCTACTGATACTCCTTATAACAGTTATCTATATAAAGGAATACCAAGTACCCCAATTTCGATGATCTCTATGGCATCACTAAAGGCTGCATTGAATCCTGCAGATACTCAATATTTATATTATGTATTGACGGATAAAAAGACTGGTGAACATAAATTTGCCAGAACATATGAAGAACATTTAGCAAATATTGCTGATTCAAAAGCCAGAGGCGTACTCTAA
- the aroE gene encoding shikimate dehydrogenase, with the protein MSDITKTCVIGSPVEHSLSPFIHNAGYKELNLNWKYSREVVDKSNFVQRIGDLISQGYVGFNITMPCKVEAFKFCNIVDGSAKRLKSVNTIVLRGGLTHGYSTDGEGFINFLKDENIDFVGKKISIIGSGGASSLICDSLYHHGSHITICARNEIAANSICENVLSFNIEVDKNISSIISIALDDAGQVIADSDIIINATPVGMKTNKDEINVAPFNIELLNNSQIVIDTIYHPLETYLLKEAKTLGCPVYNGVPMLLYQAASSFELMTGFTAPIKIMRKELMKEIQNRL; encoded by the coding sequence ATGTCAGATATAACTAAAACATGTGTAATTGGTTCTCCGGTTGAACATTCATTATCTCCGTTTATTCATAATGCAGGATATAAAGAATTAAATCTGAATTGGAAATATTCCAGAGAGGTAGTCGATAAAAGTAATTTTGTTCAGCGTATTGGAGATTTGATATCTCAGGGCTATGTAGGGTTTAACATAACAATGCCTTGTAAAGTCGAGGCTTTTAAATTTTGTAATATAGTTGATGGTTCGGCAAAACGATTAAAAAGTGTAAATACAATAGTTCTAAGAGGGGGTCTAACACATGGCTATTCTACTGATGGTGAAGGATTCATAAATTTTCTAAAAGATGAAAATATTGATTTTGTTGGAAAAAAGATTTCAATAATAGGAAGTGGGGGAGCTTCAAGTCTTATATGCGATTCTCTATATCATCATGGATCACACATAACAATATGTGCAAGAAATGAAATAGCGGCAAATAGTATTTGTGAAAATGTTTTGTCGTTTAATATTGAAGTTGATAAAAATATTTCTTCTATTATTTCCATTGCCCTGGATGATGCTGGTCAAGTTATAGCAGATAGCGATATTATAATTAATGCAACTCCAGTTGGGATGAAAACAAATAAAGATGAAATTAATGTTGCGCCTTTTAATATAGAATTATTGAATAATAGCCAAATAGTTATTGATACTATTTACCATCCGCTAGAAACATATCTATTAAAAGAAGCAAAAACTCTTGGATGTCCGGTATATAATGGTGTCCCAATGCTTTTATATCAAGCAGCATCAAGTTTCGAGTTAATGACAGGTTTTACTGCGCCGATAAAAATAATGCGTAAAGAATTAATGAAAGAAATTCAAAATAGGCTGTAA
- a CDS encoding prepilin peptidase, which produces MNVSIDSLNSDQWLYVWVFLSALFGLAIGSFLNVVIWRVPLNMSLIKGGSICPKCRKEISAKENIPLFSYIFLRGKCKNCKAKISKQYPAVELLTSIVWVITTWRIGLHLYTFGFLIFFTGLIALSTIDIKTKLLPNKIVYPTGIIFVVIISSWAIATNNIEILRNCLIVGIIYFLFLFAIWFASNGKAMGFGDVRLSFFLGFAMGFYGFMISYAGMLLSFILGAVIGIFIATLTKSGRKMKIPFGPFLASGTIIVIWCASMLSHIIELPNV; this is translated from the coding sequence GTGAACGTTAGTATCGATTCTCTTAACTCAGACCAATGGCTATATGTATGGGTGTTTTTGAGCGCACTTTTTGGTTTAGCCATAGGTTCTTTTTTAAATGTTGTTATCTGGAGGGTACCTTTGAACATGTCCCTCATAAAAGGAGGATCTATTTGTCCTAAGTGCAGAAAAGAAATATCGGCAAAAGAGAATATTCCTCTTTTTAGTTATATTTTTTTAAGAGGAAAATGTAAGAACTGTAAAGCAAAAATATCTAAACAGTATCCCGCCGTTGAATTATTAACTTCAATAGTATGGGTAATAACAACTTGGCGTATTGGATTACATTTATATACTTTTGGGTTTCTAATATTTTTTACGGGTCTTATAGCTTTAAGCACAATAGATATCAAAACTAAATTGCTCCCAAATAAAATTGTCTATCCAACTGGTATTATTTTTGTTGTCATAATATCGAGTTGGGCAATAGCTACTAATAATATAGAAATTTTGCGTAATTGTCTAATAGTTGGGATCATCTATTTTCTGTTTCTTTTTGCTATTTGGTTCGCTTCAAATGGTAAAGCCATGGGATTTGGTGATGTTCGCTTATCTTTCTTTTTGGGTTTCGCTATGGGGTTTTACGGGTTTATGATTAGCTATGCGGGTATGTTACTTTCCTTCATATTGGGTGCTGTTATAGGCATTTTTATTGCTACTTTAACTAAATCAGGAAGAAAAATGAAAATTCCATTTGGCCCATTTTTGGCTTCTGGAACAATAATTGTCATTTGGTGCGCGTCAATGCTCTCACATATCATAGAATTACCTAATGTTTAG